A single Brassica rapa cultivar Chiifu-401-42 chromosome A04, CAAS_Brap_v3.01, whole genome shotgun sequence DNA region contains:
- the LOC103864353 gene encoding protein MIZU-KUSSEI 1 yields the protein MKKVFVHKSPPLSPLFKTQFFNTKPSSCFSFFNLFSIFLDFFFCFLKALKMSKTKSIASMEFQSPVVTTVDCQNQVQSWRFLRSIIKLLIPTCNSTLVQELEQENPNLRSKNLYNDIKSRTSSFRSSSSLSSSTVTGTIFGYRKGKINFCIQTPRKSTNPELLLELAVPTTVLAREMRGGALRIVLERNNQEEEGDSVSSRPFWNMYCNGKRVGYARKRRPSKDDMAALTALSKVVVGAGLMTGKELGRFDDELMYLRASFRRVCGSKESESFHLIDPAGNIGQELSIFFVPSSV from the coding sequence ATGAAAAAGGTATTCGTACATAAATCTCCTCCTCTGTCTCCCCTATTTAAAACCCAATTCTTCAACACCAAACCCTCAAGCTGCTTCTCATTCTTCAATCTTTTTTccatatttttggatttttttttttgctttctcaaAGCATTAAAAATGTCAAAGACCAAATCCATAGCTTCAATGGAGTTTCAATCGCCAGTGGTAACCACGGTAGACTGCCAGAACCAAGTCCAATCATGGCGTTTCCTCCGCTCAATCATTAAGCTTCTTATCCCAACTTGCAACTCCACATTAGTCCAAGAACTAGAACAAGAAAACCCTAACTTGAGAAGCAAGAATCTCTACAACGACATCAAATCACGCACTTCCTCTTTCCGTTCCTCTTCTTCCCTTTCTTCATCCACAGTCACAGGAACTATCTTCGGATACCGTAAGGGGAAAATCAATTTTTGTATCCAAACACCACGAAAATCGACAAACCCCGAGCTTCTTCTCGAGCTAGCCGTTCCAACAACGGTCTTGGCTCGAGAAATGAGAGGAGGAGCGTTACGTATAGTCTTGGAAAGGAACAACCAAGAAGAAGAGGGTGACTCTGTTTCGTCGAGGCCGTTTTGGAACATGTATTGTAATGGAAAGAGAGTTGGGTACGCAAGAAAACGCCGACCGTCAAAGGATGACATGGCGGCATTAACCGCTTTGAGTAAGGTTGTTGTCGGAGCTGGACTTATGactgggaaagaacttggccgGTTCGATGATGAGTTGATGTATTTGAGAGCTAGTTTCAGAAGAGTTTGTGGTTCGAAAGAATCTGAATCTTTCCATCTGATTGATCCAGCTGGGAATATTGGACAAGAACTCAGTATCTTTTTCGTCCCATCATCGGTTTGA
- the LOC103864355 gene encoding classical arabinogalactan protein 2, with the protein MSPKALQVVIFLGFLATSCFSQAPAPAPTTTVSPPTSLPPMTAETPSPVASPPVPVNEPNPAPTTSPTTSPVASPPLTDAPASGPSDGLTPTLAPAPGPDTGAEAPVSAAWANQAFLVGTFVAGALYAVALA; encoded by the coding sequence ATGAGTCCTAAGGCTTTGCAAGTTGTGATCTTTCTTGGTTTCTTGGCCACTTCATGTTTCTCTCAAGCTCCAGCCCCGGCACCAACCACCACCGTTTCTCCACCGACGTCGCTTCCTCCCATGACAGCAGAAACACCTTCTCCGGTTGCTTCACCACCGGTTCCAGTTAACGAGCCAAATCCAGCTCCAACTACTTCTCCAACAACATCTCCGGTTGCTTCTCCTCCTCTAACAGATGCTCCAGCCTCTGGTCCTTCCGATGGATTAACCCCGACTTTGGCTCCGGCTCCAGGACCAGATACCGGTGCTGAAGCGCCTGTAAGCGCCGCATGGGCTAATCAAGCTTTCCTTGTGGGAACATTTGTTGCCGGAGCTCTATACGCTGTCGCTTTGGCTTAG
- the LOC103864350 gene encoding homeobox-leucine zipper protein ATHB-6 translates to MMKRLRSSDSVGGLISLCHTSSTDEQSPRRYGSMLEGYDEEEEEEAIAEERGQTEKKRRLSINQVKALEKNFELENKLEPERKVKLAQELGLQPRQVAVWFQNRRARWKTKQLEKDYGVLKTQYDSLRHNFDSLRRDNESLLQEISKLKSKLNGEEEEEENNAVKMESDFSVKEEEDSLPENITEPPSSPPELLEHSDSFNYRSFTDLRDLLPLKASFAAAAGSSDSSDSSAVMNEESSSNVTVAPTAVPGGGFFQFVKMEQTEDHDDFLSGEEACGFFSDEQPPSLHWYSAVDHWT, encoded by the exons ATGATGAAGAGATTAAGAAGTTCAGATTCAGTGGGTGGTCTGATCTCTTTATGTCACACATCTTCTACAG ATGAGCAGAGTCCAAGAAGATACGGGTCAATGCTTGAAGGTTacgatgaggaagaagaagaagaagcgataGCTGAGGAGAGAGGACAAACTGAGAAGAAGAGACGGTTAAGCATTAACCAAGTGAAAGCCTTGGAGAAGAACTTCGAGTTAGAGAACAAGCTTGAGCCTGAGAGGAAAGTGAAGTTAGCTCAAGAACTTGGTCTTCAACCTCGTCAAGTAGCTGTTTGGTTCCAGAACCGCCGCGCACGGTGGAAGACAAAACAGCTTGAGAAAGATTACGGTGTTCTTAAAACCCAGTACGATTCTCTCCGCCATAACTTCGATTCCCTCCGCCGTGACAATGAATCTCTTCTTCAAGag ATTAGTAAACTGAAGTCTAAGCTtaacggagaagaagaagaggaagagaacaaCGCCGTGAAGATGGAGAGTGATTTTTCCGTCAAGGAGGAAGAAGATTCGTTGCCGGAAAATATCACAGAACCGCCGTCGTCTCCTCCAGAGCTTCTAGAACATTCGGATAGTTTCAATTACCGGAGTTTTACCGATCTCCGGGATCTTCTTCCATTGAAGGCTTCCTTCGCCGCCGCCGCTGGATCGTCGGACAGCAGCGACTCGAGCGCCGTGATGAACGAGGAGAGTAGCTCTAACGTCACGGTGGCTCCGACGGCGGTTCCCGGCGGTGGTTTCTTTCAGTTTGTGAAAATGGAGCAGACGGAGGATCACGACGACTTTCTGAGTGGAGAAGAAGCTTGCGGTTTTTTCTCCGATGAACAGCCGCCGTCTCTACACTGGTACTCCGCCGTTGATCACTGGACTTGA
- the LOC103864352 gene encoding F-box protein At2g21930, with protein sequence MERQKSKLAKNNNISDDVRTSGEGSITLDLIPEILKDLPVKTLARFLCVSKPWSSIIRNRDFVKSYLIKSTNHPQGLIFTFKSKRHGKHVFFSSSSQRQDGGGESSLSCAASYHMKCHSQPYTAITPSVHGLICYGPPSKLMVYNPSTRRSIALPNVDAHRLRMYHYLGYDPIGGDYKMLCMSRGMHARRGRGLAHKIQVLTLVNGSSWRMIEDSPPPHSPESPHICIDGVLYYGGYLDTSTRLLRKDHVVMSFDVRSEKFDMIKVPTERATRFTRMTRYNGKLALMFTGYGGFGCGYSGYIELWVLEDAARHQWSNKNFVLPRLASRDTLFQVFCAIDGSGEFVLAPDTLHPPTFYVMYYDPNNNSMRRVDIEGIADKKLQFWDDDSDRRTISIFPGHVENLLFL encoded by the coding sequence ATGGAAAGACAGAAGTCGAAGCTTGCAAAGAATAATAACATCTCCGATGATGTAAGAACAAGCGGAGAAGGTTCGATTACGCTTGATCTCATCCCAGAGATACTCAAAGATCTGCCTGTTAAAACCCTAGCAAGATTCCTTTGCGTATCAAAGCCCTGGTCATCTATTATTCGCAACCGAGATTTTGTTAAATCGTACTTGATCAAGTCGACGAATCATCCTCAAGGTCTCATCTTCACATTCAAGAGCAAACGTCACGGTAAACACGTCTTCTTCTCCTCGTCGAGTCAACGCCAAGATGGAGGAGGTGAATCATCATTGTCTTGCGCAGCAAGTTACCATATGAAATGCCATTCTCAACCCTACACAGCCATTACTCCATCTGTCCACGGTTTGATTTGCTATGGACCTCCTTCTAAGCTCATGGTGTACAACCCTAGCACTAGACGGTCCATTGCTTTGCCTAATGTCGATGCTCACAGGCTACGTATGTACCACTACTTGGGTTATGATCCCATCGGTGGTGACTACAAAATGTTGTGTATGAGTAGAGGCATGCATGCTCGCAGGGGACGTGGCTTAGCCCACAAGATTCAAGTTTTAACATTGGTAAATGGGAGTTCGTGGAGGATGATTGAAGATAGTCCTCCTCCTCACTCTCCTGAATCACCTCATATATGTatagatggtgttttatactaTGGAGGGTATTTGGACACAAGTACTCGTCTCCTTCGTAAAGATCATGTAGTCATGAGTTTTGATGTTAGGTCTGAAAAATTTGATATGATCAAAGTACCAACAGAAAGAGCAACAAGGTTTACAAGAATGACGAGATACAATGGGAAGCTTGCTCTCATGTTCACTGGATATGGTGGATTTGGTTGTGGTTACTCTGGCTATATCGAGTTGTGGGTTTTAGAGGATGCTGCAAGACATCAATGGTCCAATAAGAATTTCGTTTTGCCTAGATTAGCTTCCAGGGATACCTTGTTTCAAGTATTCTGTGCCATTGATGGTTCAGGCGAGTTTGTTTTGGCACCAGATACTTTGCACCCACCAACGTTTTATGTTATGTATTATGATCCTAACAACAATAGCATGAGAAGAGTCGACATTGAAGGGATCGCAGATAAGAAGCTTCAGTTTTGGGATGATGACTCGGATCGTCGCACAATTTCTATCTTCCCTGGTCATGTTGAGAATCTCTTGTTTCTCTAA